ATAACAAATACTAATCTCATCCATATTCATTTCCGTTTTTACGCGTTTCATCACGTGTTCTGGACATAGTGAACCCGCCATAACACCCGTACGCAAAGTCGAAAGGTTGTATTTTTTAAAATCGGGCAGCTGTAATTCAGCAATAAACATAGTAGGTACCCCATACAGTGAAGTACATTTTTCGCGTTCTACTACTTCAAGTGTTTTAGCCGGATCAAAGCTGTCATTGGGAATGACGATGGTTGCGCCATGAGAGGTACAACAGAGGTTGCCAATTACCATCCCAAAACAGTGGTAAAAAGGCACCGGAATACACACGCGGTCTGCCGCTGTATACTTCAATCGAATTCCGATGAAATAACCGTTATTTAAGATGTTGTGATGCGTTAACGTCACACCCTTTGGAAATCCCGTTGTTCCGGAAGTATATTGAATATTCACTGCCTCTCCAAATTGTACAGAAGCTTCAATTTCATTAAAAACGGCTGCATCGACCTCATTTCCTTTGGATACAAATAAGTCCCATTCTTCCCCTAAGAAGACCACTTCTTTCAAAGAAGGGCAATCTTCACGTACCATCGAAATCATTTTTCGATAATCACTCGCTCTATAGGACTCTGCAGAGATAATCGCCTTGATTTCAGATTGATTCACGGCAAATTCTAACTCATGCGCACGATACGCAGGATTTAGATTGACTAATATTACGCCCACACGCGCTGTAGCGTATTGCAACAACACCCACTCATAGCAATTTGGTGCCCAAATTCCCACGCGATCGCCTTTCTCAATTTGCAAAGCTAAAAGGGCTTTTGCTACTTGTGCGGTTTGTTGATGAAACTCGCGGTACGTGGCTCTATAATTTTGATGCGCACTAACTAAAGCTTCATTATCGGGATATAATTCCGTTATTTTTCTCAAATTCTCGCCAATTGTTTCCCCTAATAATGGA
The window above is part of the Myroides odoratus DSM 2801 genome. Proteins encoded here:
- a CDS encoding AMP-binding protein; its protein translation is MKAISYVHGASSIPLLGETIGENLRKITELYPDNEALVSAHQNYRATYREFHQQTAQVAKALLALQIEKGDRVGIWAPNCYEWVLLQYATARVGVILVNLNPAYRAHELEFAVNQSEIKAIISAESYRASDYRKMISMVREDCPSLKEVVFLGEEWDLFVSKGNEVDAAVFNEIEASVQFGEAVNIQYTSGTTGFPKGVTLTHHNILNNGYFIGIRLKYTAADRVCIPVPFYHCFGMVIGNLCCTSHGATIVIPNDSFDPAKTLEVVEREKCTSLYGVPTMFIAELQLPDFKKYNLSTLRTGVMAGSLCPEHVMKRVKTEMNMDEISICYGMTETSPVSTQTHIGIDIKKQVSTVGTVQDHLEIKIIDPETGGIVPRGEAGELCTRGYSVMLKYWNNRTLTAEVLDENRWMHTGDLATMDDEGFIAITGRIKDLIIRGGENISPKWIEDFLYTHPDVADVQVIGVPSEKYGEEVMAWVILKENKTATAESMREFCDQKIAHYRIPKYWKFVSSFPMTISGKVRKVEMRQIAVEELGL